agctggttaggccaccagctggatatgctggcgtgaccatctgaggaagctggtcatgctggtgaccagtctgtcaagcttgacattgttggtgtaagatggtcatgctggtttgctagaatgaccaacataagctggcatggccagttaaaccagcactatagaccagcaacaccagctaaaatgaccagcttgaggtggtacgacaagcaaaaccagttgaattaccatcataagctgggaaaaccagctgaaggtatgcaagagttttgctggtctagcaggtcaaccatcatagggtggtcaaacaagctggtcaaccagcaaaccacctttagctggtcaggctgtttttttcagcagggattgtttttatattattgattgaattgacattgttgtttattatttattattgctattctccttaatataGTCTGGCCAACATGTAATTGTATTGTACTTCACAGTGGAAAAGTAAAGTGATCAAGTGGAGAGTATAGCAAGTGACAGTGAAATGCAAAGTAAAAGCTAAATATCTAATACCATAGCCTGGTCAATCAAACAAtaactttatatatatatatataaacatgtaTATTGATAAGAGACTGCACCACCGAATCTAGCAACGGGATTTGGACAAACGCGGCTCTGTACTTATTTgcagtatttgtgtgtttttcattGTTGTGTCGACACTGGAGTTTTCTCCTTTATAGATAATTGAAGAACAGTGGAATGTTATATTAAGTGATtaacagaaatgttttaattcagcatgttttttcttattttttttatgtcatcAAATTATCAATAGTTATCGATATCAATCAATATGATCAAGTAATATCGTGATCTACTtctcagccatatcgcccaggcCTATAAGACCATGTCACTTTTAAACTAATATTTAAAAGTGACATGAtctgatttttgtttttaaaatatttgcAAATGAGTGCATATTTAATGAGagggcctaatttgcatatttaaacattaaaatagaaaaacatgcaatacaaagtaatcaactgagaaagtttcatggtgatagctataatttaaaatatttacactattcacctgtagtgtttCGTCTTAATGATCTTATCATGCAAACTATGCAAATTGCCCAAAGTGCAACTTTTAGCAACCAAGTTGAATTCCATTCACTAGGCCTATAAATTAAATTTCTGCAATAAAACTTTTGGGTACTAAACACTTCTGGTTCAACATAATATGAATGAGCTATTGGTATGGATGGATATATTAtgcaaacctacgcccttgcttTCGTCGGGAGCTTGCTCACTCTTGTAGGAACCAATGCTATTCGGTCGTATGTTTTACACGACCCTTTCTCTGAACACCCTGCTGTTTACCCCGGTACTGCACTACTCTACCAGAGCGTCTCTGCCTCTACTCGACTGTTTCGCCTGCACTGTGAGTTGGTCATCTAATCATCAAAAATGTTACACTGCCAATGAAAAACTGTGTATGGAAAAAAGGTCACGATCATgatgtttttaaaatatttttgctACGAATTATCTACGCACCATGAAATTCGGTGTTCGTATGGTGATTTAGCTGACGTTATTGCAATTGCTTTAGCCACATTACGCACCCGGATTCTCTTGAATATTACGAGATAGCATTTCCtaattttttaaaacatttttcccTTCAGGTAACCACACTTTTCAGAGAGAACATCGTGGTGAAAATGGTCAATGTGTTGAAAGGAGTTCTTGTGGAATGGTAACGTTACCTCATTAAGAACTGTAGGAGACATTGCTGGGTTTTTTGAGATGCAAGGTTGCGTATGAAATCCTTTCTAATGGCGATTTTACGTGGTTTCAcatcaacgttaacgttattacAACCAGCCATACATTTAATAATATATCCGTGGCATTAAGTGATAAAATCTGAGTAAAAATGTTAGTGCATCGTTCAGAATTAAGTGCCGTCTCGCTATCTGGCAAAATATTATTTGGTCACCGGTATTTACCGATTTACGGCTCACATTGACTTCCAttcaacacatgtaaacaaaacgtcaattatgtaCTTAAACTAGCCGCTGAGTTATGCCAGCAACCATTTCACTTTGAAGGTTGAAATTGTATGCAAAGTGTCAGCCCCTAAGACTGCCCATTGTTTAaatttattacattacattacatttggctgacgcatttttataacctgacccta
The nucleotide sequence above comes from Alosa sapidissima isolate fAloSap1 chromosome 6, fAloSap1.pri, whole genome shotgun sequence. Encoded proteins:
- the gtf2h5 gene encoding general transcription factor IIH subunit 5, which encodes MLFGRMFYTTLSLNTLLFTPVLHYSTRASLPLLDCFACTVTTLFRENIVVKMVNVLKGVLVECDPAMKQFLLYLDETSALGKKFIIQDLDDTHVFILAEVVQILQERVGELMDQNSFPITQK